The following are encoded in a window of Sminthopsis crassicaudata isolate SCR6 chromosome 3, ASM4859323v1, whole genome shotgun sequence genomic DNA:
- the CPT1C gene encoding palmitoyl thioesterase CPT1C isoform X1, which produces MAEARQAATFRLELGQGTPGPRWWNGALKEVGSAGLRSWRRSLAQCRDDVLRGARPAGAASGLFLFAAIQGARFVQLDPSLGLVDWIKANLPDWGARRLPAFQGALAAAVFAGGLWTALLLTLHVVLRLLLRYQGWLSEPRGTLSLPTRSWLALVRIFSGRRPTLYTYQRSLPCLPLPSTAGTIAKYLESVRPLLPEEDFQALSGQARTFLHTEAPRLQALLGLKAWWATNYVSDWWEEYIYLRSRSSLLGSSNYYILDFLSAAPTPLQAARAGNAVYAMMRFRERLRRGEMEPATLLGLRPLCSAQYRRMFNTSRIPGVSRDWLCHVRDSHSCHVAVLHRGRFFRLGTHGGPGGHLLNPRVLEQKFQHILDDPAPARPSEEHLAALTAAPRALWAQARASLRAGAALDVVEGAAFFVCLEDTPGPSDAAPEVLLDELAQSLLVGTGHSRWLDKSLNLVVFAGGRMGLNVEHAWADAPIPSHMWEAVLAAECFELGYSADGHCRGTPDPEVGPPERLHWAVPEEVATSISLALREAQALARDTECHVLPFAHFGRGFTRRCRAPGSSFVQLALQLARFRDQGGFCLTYEACVTRAFLEGRTETVRSCTEESCAFVRAMQDPRLTNAQRLALFRAAADKHRALCRAALSGEGIDRHLFCLYLVSRFLPLPSPFLTQVRAEQWKLSTSQIPTQQPQLFDPANHPDFVCCGGGFGPGVRIAALGTLLLHWLQADDDGYGVSYIFMGENMVTFHISCKVSSPDTDARRFGQHIQDAMLDVASLFGLGVGPSTGARPGGTAREDKNSAEGSRGPGSRQEPPAPGDPEP; this is translated from the exons ATGGCCGAGGCCCGCCAGGCAGCGACCTTCCGCCTAGAGCTGGGCCAGGGGACCCCCGGGCCAAGGTGGTGGAACGGAGCCTTGAAGGAGGTCGGCAGCGCGGGACTGCGCTCCTGGAGGCGGAGCCTGGCCCAGTGCAGG GATGACGTCCTCCGCGGAGCCCGGCCGGCCGGCGCGGCCAGCGGCCTCTTCCTCTTCGCCGCCATCCAGGGCGCCCGCTTCGTGCAGCTGGACCCCTCCCTGGGGCTGGTGGACTGGATCAAGGCCAACCTTCCAGACTG GGGTGCGCGCCGGCTCCCCGCCTTCCAAGGGGCGCTGGCGGCCGCCGTCTTCGCCGGGGGCCTGTGGACGGCCCTGCTGCTGACCCTGCATGTGGTTCTGCGGCTCCTGCTGCGCTACCAGGGCTGGCTGAGCGAGCCTCGGGGGACGCTGTCCTTGCCCACGCGCTCCTGGCTG GCCCTGGTCAGGATCTTCTCCGGCCGCCGCCCGACGCTCTACACCTACCAGCGCTCCCTGCCCTGCCTACCCCTGCCCTCTACCGCGGGCACCATAGCCAAG TACTTGGAGTCCGTGCGCCCGCTGCTGCCGGAAGAGGATTTCCAGGCCCTGAGCGGCCAGGCTCGCACCTTCCTCCACACAGAGGCGCCCCGGCTGCAGGCGCTTCTGGGCCTCAAGGCCTGGTGGGCGACCAATTAC GTGAGTGATTGGTGGGAAGAATACATCTACCTGCGCTCCCGAAGCTCCCTGCTGGGCAGCAGCAACTACTACATCCTG GACTTTCTCTCGGCGGCCCCCACTCCTCTGCAGGCGGCCCGGGCTGGCAACGCTGTGTACGCCATGATGAGGTTCCGGGAGCGGCTTCGGCGTGGGGAGATGGAGCCC GCAACCCTGCTGGGGCTGCGCCCGCTGTGCTCGGCCCAATACCGGCGCATGTTCAACACCAGCCGGATCCCTGGGGTCTCCAGAG ACTGGCTGTGTCACGTGAGGGACAGCCACAGCTGCCATGTGGCCGTCCTGCACCGGGGCCGCTTCTTCCGCCTGGGGACCCACGGGGGGCCAGGGGGCCACCTGCTGAACCCCCGTGTTCTGGAGCAGAAGTTTCAGCACATCCTGGATGACCCAGCCCCAGCCCGGCCCTCTGAGGAGCACCTGGCGGCCCTGACGGCCGCTCCCAG GGCCCTGTGGGCTCAGGCTCGGGCCTCCCTGCGGGCAGGGGCCGCCCTGGACGTGGTGGAAGGGGCCGCCTTCTTCGTGTGCCTGGAGGACACCCCGGGGCCCTCGGATGCGGCCCCTGAGGTGCTGCTGGACGAGCTGGCACAGTCCTTGCTGGTGGGGACTGGCCACAGCAG GTGGTTGGACAAGTCTCTGAACCTCGTGGTCTTCGCGGGCGGCCGCATGGGACTGAACGTGGAGCACGCCTGGGCTGACGCCCCCATCCCTTCGCACATGTGGGAG GCCGTCCTGGCTGCCGAGTGCTTCGAACTGGGCTACTCCGCCGACGGGCATTGCAGAGGGACCCCTGACCCCGAGGTGGGCCCCCCTGAGCGGCTGCACTGGGCGGTGCCTGAGGAG GTGGCCACTTCCATCTCCCTGGCTCTGCGGGAGGCCCAGGCCTTGGCTCGAGACACCGAGTGCCACGTCCTTCCCTTCGCCCACTTTGGGAGAGGATTCACCCGACGCTGCCGAGCCCCGGGGAGCAGCTTCGTGCAGCTGGCGCTGCAGCTGGCCCGCTTTCGG GACCAGGGTGGCTTCTGCCTGACCTACGAGGCCTGCGTGACCAGGGCGTTTCTCGAGGGCCGCACGGAGACCGTCCGGTCATGCACCGAGGAATCCTGCGCCTTCGTCAGGGCCATGCAGGACCCGAGGCTGACG AATGCCCAGCGTCTGGCGCTCTTCCGAGCGGCCGCGGACAAGCACCGGGCTCTGTGTCGGGCAGCCCTGAGCGGCGAGGGCATCGATCGCCACCTCTTCTGCCTCTATCTCGTCTCTCGGTTCCTCCCACTCCCGTCCCCATTCTTGACCCAG GTTCGTGCCGAGCAGTGGAAACTCTCTACCAGCCAGATCCCCACACAGCAGCCACAGCTGTTCGATCCGGCCAATCATCCCGATTTTGTGTGCTGCGGCGGCGGCTTTGGGCCT GGGGTGAGGATCGCGGCCCTGGGGACTCTTCTCCTCCACTGGCTGCAGGCAGATGACGATGGCTATGGGGTGTCCTACATCTTCATGGGGGAGAACATGGTCACCTTCCACATTTCCTGCAAGGTCTCCAGCCCCGACACG GACGCCCGGCGCTTCGGGCAGCACATTCAAGACGCCATGCTGGATGTGGCCTCGCTGTTTGGCCTGGGCGTGGGGCCCAGCACGGGGGCCCGGCCGGGCGGGACGGCCCGGGAGGACAAGAACTCTGCTGAGGGCTCCCGGGGGCCTGGCTCCCGGCAGGAACCCCCTGCTCCCGGCGACCCAGAGCCCTGA
- the CPT1C gene encoding palmitoyl thioesterase CPT1C isoform X2: protein MAEARQAATFRLELGQGTPGPRWWNGALKEVGSAGLRSWRRSLAQCRDDVLRGARPAGAASGLFLFAAIQGARFVQLDPSLGLVDWIKANLPDWGARRLPAFQGALAAAVFAGGLWTALLLTLHVVLRLLLRYQGWLSEPRGTLSLPTRSWLALVRIFSGRRPTLYTYQRSLPCLPLPSTAGTIAKYLESVRPLLPEEDFQALSGQARTFLHTEAPRLQALLGLKAWWATNYVSDWWEEYIYLRSRSSLLGSSNYYILDFLSAAPTPLQAARAGNAVYAMMRFRERLRRGEMEPATLLGLRPLCSAQYRRMFNTSRIPGVSRDWLCHVRDSHSCHVAVLHRGRFFRLGTHGGPGGHLLNPRVLEQKFQHILDDPAPARPSEEHLAALTAAPRALWAQARASLRAGAALDVVEGAAFFVCLEDTPGPSDAAPEVLLDELAQSLLVGTGHSRWLDKSLNLVVFAGGRMGLNVEHAWADAPIPSHMWEAVLAAECFELGYSADGHCRGTPDPEVGPPERLHWAVPEEVATSISLALREAQALARDTECHVLPFAHFGRGFTRRCRAPGSSFVQLALQLARFRDQGGFCLTYEACVTRAFLEGRTETVRSCTEESCAFVRAMQDPRLTNAQRLALFRAAADKHRALCRAALSGEGIDRHLFCLYLVSRFLPLPSPFLTQVRAEQWKLSTSQIPTQQPQLFDPANHPDFVCCGGGFGPADDDGYGVSYIFMGENMVTFHISCKVSSPDTDARRFGQHIQDAMLDVASLFGLGVGPSTGARPGGTAREDKNSAEGSRGPGSRQEPPAPGDPEP, encoded by the exons ATGGCCGAGGCCCGCCAGGCAGCGACCTTCCGCCTAGAGCTGGGCCAGGGGACCCCCGGGCCAAGGTGGTGGAACGGAGCCTTGAAGGAGGTCGGCAGCGCGGGACTGCGCTCCTGGAGGCGGAGCCTGGCCCAGTGCAGG GATGACGTCCTCCGCGGAGCCCGGCCGGCCGGCGCGGCCAGCGGCCTCTTCCTCTTCGCCGCCATCCAGGGCGCCCGCTTCGTGCAGCTGGACCCCTCCCTGGGGCTGGTGGACTGGATCAAGGCCAACCTTCCAGACTG GGGTGCGCGCCGGCTCCCCGCCTTCCAAGGGGCGCTGGCGGCCGCCGTCTTCGCCGGGGGCCTGTGGACGGCCCTGCTGCTGACCCTGCATGTGGTTCTGCGGCTCCTGCTGCGCTACCAGGGCTGGCTGAGCGAGCCTCGGGGGACGCTGTCCTTGCCCACGCGCTCCTGGCTG GCCCTGGTCAGGATCTTCTCCGGCCGCCGCCCGACGCTCTACACCTACCAGCGCTCCCTGCCCTGCCTACCCCTGCCCTCTACCGCGGGCACCATAGCCAAG TACTTGGAGTCCGTGCGCCCGCTGCTGCCGGAAGAGGATTTCCAGGCCCTGAGCGGCCAGGCTCGCACCTTCCTCCACACAGAGGCGCCCCGGCTGCAGGCGCTTCTGGGCCTCAAGGCCTGGTGGGCGACCAATTAC GTGAGTGATTGGTGGGAAGAATACATCTACCTGCGCTCCCGAAGCTCCCTGCTGGGCAGCAGCAACTACTACATCCTG GACTTTCTCTCGGCGGCCCCCACTCCTCTGCAGGCGGCCCGGGCTGGCAACGCTGTGTACGCCATGATGAGGTTCCGGGAGCGGCTTCGGCGTGGGGAGATGGAGCCC GCAACCCTGCTGGGGCTGCGCCCGCTGTGCTCGGCCCAATACCGGCGCATGTTCAACACCAGCCGGATCCCTGGGGTCTCCAGAG ACTGGCTGTGTCACGTGAGGGACAGCCACAGCTGCCATGTGGCCGTCCTGCACCGGGGCCGCTTCTTCCGCCTGGGGACCCACGGGGGGCCAGGGGGCCACCTGCTGAACCCCCGTGTTCTGGAGCAGAAGTTTCAGCACATCCTGGATGACCCAGCCCCAGCCCGGCCCTCTGAGGAGCACCTGGCGGCCCTGACGGCCGCTCCCAG GGCCCTGTGGGCTCAGGCTCGGGCCTCCCTGCGGGCAGGGGCCGCCCTGGACGTGGTGGAAGGGGCCGCCTTCTTCGTGTGCCTGGAGGACACCCCGGGGCCCTCGGATGCGGCCCCTGAGGTGCTGCTGGACGAGCTGGCACAGTCCTTGCTGGTGGGGACTGGCCACAGCAG GTGGTTGGACAAGTCTCTGAACCTCGTGGTCTTCGCGGGCGGCCGCATGGGACTGAACGTGGAGCACGCCTGGGCTGACGCCCCCATCCCTTCGCACATGTGGGAG GCCGTCCTGGCTGCCGAGTGCTTCGAACTGGGCTACTCCGCCGACGGGCATTGCAGAGGGACCCCTGACCCCGAGGTGGGCCCCCCTGAGCGGCTGCACTGGGCGGTGCCTGAGGAG GTGGCCACTTCCATCTCCCTGGCTCTGCGGGAGGCCCAGGCCTTGGCTCGAGACACCGAGTGCCACGTCCTTCCCTTCGCCCACTTTGGGAGAGGATTCACCCGACGCTGCCGAGCCCCGGGGAGCAGCTTCGTGCAGCTGGCGCTGCAGCTGGCCCGCTTTCGG GACCAGGGTGGCTTCTGCCTGACCTACGAGGCCTGCGTGACCAGGGCGTTTCTCGAGGGCCGCACGGAGACCGTCCGGTCATGCACCGAGGAATCCTGCGCCTTCGTCAGGGCCATGCAGGACCCGAGGCTGACG AATGCCCAGCGTCTGGCGCTCTTCCGAGCGGCCGCGGACAAGCACCGGGCTCTGTGTCGGGCAGCCCTGAGCGGCGAGGGCATCGATCGCCACCTCTTCTGCCTCTATCTCGTCTCTCGGTTCCTCCCACTCCCGTCCCCATTCTTGACCCAG GTTCGTGCCGAGCAGTGGAAACTCTCTACCAGCCAGATCCCCACACAGCAGCCACAGCTGTTCGATCCGGCCAATCATCCCGATTTTGTGTGCTGCGGCGGCGGCTTTGGGCCT GCAGATGACGATGGCTATGGGGTGTCCTACATCTTCATGGGGGAGAACATGGTCACCTTCCACATTTCCTGCAAGGTCTCCAGCCCCGACACG GACGCCCGGCGCTTCGGGCAGCACATTCAAGACGCCATGCTGGATGTGGCCTCGCTGTTTGGCCTGGGCGTGGGGCCCAGCACGGGGGCCCGGCCGGGCGGGACGGCCCGGGAGGACAAGAACTCTGCTGAGGGCTCCCGGGGGCCTGGCTCCCGGCAGGAACCCCCTGCTCCCGGCGACCCAGAGCCCTGA
- the CPT1C gene encoding palmitoyl thioesterase CPT1C isoform X3, with protein MAEARQAATFRLELGQGTPGPRWWNGALKEVGSAGLRSWRRSLAQCRDDVLRGARPAGAASGLFLFAAIQGARFVQLDPSLGLVDWIKANLPDWGARRLPAFQGALAAAVFAGGLWTALLLTLHVVLRLLLRYQGWLSEPRGTLSLPTRSWLALVRIFSGRRPTLYTYQRSLPCLPLPSTAGTIAKYLESVRPLLPEEDFQALSGQARTFLHTEAPRLQALLGLKAWWATNYVSDWWEEYIYLRSRSSLLGSSNYYILDFLSAAPTPLQAARAGNAVYAMMRFRERLRRGEMEPATLLGLRPLCSAQYRRMFNTSRIPGVSRDWLCHVRDSHSCHVAVLHRGRFFRLGTHGGPGGHLLNPRVLEQKFQHILDDPAPARPSEEHLAALTAAPRALWAQARASLRAGAALDVVEGAAFFVCLEDTPGPSDAAPEVLLDELAQSLLVGTGHSRWLDKSLNLVVFAGGRMGLNVEHAWADAPIPSHMWEAVLAAECFELGYSADGHCRGTPDPEVGPPERLHWAVPEEVATSISLALREAQALARDTECHVLPFAHFGRGFTRRCRAPGSSFVQLALQLARFRNAQRLALFRAAADKHRALCRAALSGEGIDRHLFCLYLVSRFLPLPSPFLTQVRAEQWKLSTSQIPTQQPQLFDPANHPDFVCCGGGFGPGVRIAALGTLLLHWLQADDDGYGVSYIFMGENMVTFHISCKVSSPDTDARRFGQHIQDAMLDVASLFGLGVGPSTGARPGGTAREDKNSAEGSRGPGSRQEPPAPGDPEP; from the exons ATGGCCGAGGCCCGCCAGGCAGCGACCTTCCGCCTAGAGCTGGGCCAGGGGACCCCCGGGCCAAGGTGGTGGAACGGAGCCTTGAAGGAGGTCGGCAGCGCGGGACTGCGCTCCTGGAGGCGGAGCCTGGCCCAGTGCAGG GATGACGTCCTCCGCGGAGCCCGGCCGGCCGGCGCGGCCAGCGGCCTCTTCCTCTTCGCCGCCATCCAGGGCGCCCGCTTCGTGCAGCTGGACCCCTCCCTGGGGCTGGTGGACTGGATCAAGGCCAACCTTCCAGACTG GGGTGCGCGCCGGCTCCCCGCCTTCCAAGGGGCGCTGGCGGCCGCCGTCTTCGCCGGGGGCCTGTGGACGGCCCTGCTGCTGACCCTGCATGTGGTTCTGCGGCTCCTGCTGCGCTACCAGGGCTGGCTGAGCGAGCCTCGGGGGACGCTGTCCTTGCCCACGCGCTCCTGGCTG GCCCTGGTCAGGATCTTCTCCGGCCGCCGCCCGACGCTCTACACCTACCAGCGCTCCCTGCCCTGCCTACCCCTGCCCTCTACCGCGGGCACCATAGCCAAG TACTTGGAGTCCGTGCGCCCGCTGCTGCCGGAAGAGGATTTCCAGGCCCTGAGCGGCCAGGCTCGCACCTTCCTCCACACAGAGGCGCCCCGGCTGCAGGCGCTTCTGGGCCTCAAGGCCTGGTGGGCGACCAATTAC GTGAGTGATTGGTGGGAAGAATACATCTACCTGCGCTCCCGAAGCTCCCTGCTGGGCAGCAGCAACTACTACATCCTG GACTTTCTCTCGGCGGCCCCCACTCCTCTGCAGGCGGCCCGGGCTGGCAACGCTGTGTACGCCATGATGAGGTTCCGGGAGCGGCTTCGGCGTGGGGAGATGGAGCCC GCAACCCTGCTGGGGCTGCGCCCGCTGTGCTCGGCCCAATACCGGCGCATGTTCAACACCAGCCGGATCCCTGGGGTCTCCAGAG ACTGGCTGTGTCACGTGAGGGACAGCCACAGCTGCCATGTGGCCGTCCTGCACCGGGGCCGCTTCTTCCGCCTGGGGACCCACGGGGGGCCAGGGGGCCACCTGCTGAACCCCCGTGTTCTGGAGCAGAAGTTTCAGCACATCCTGGATGACCCAGCCCCAGCCCGGCCCTCTGAGGAGCACCTGGCGGCCCTGACGGCCGCTCCCAG GGCCCTGTGGGCTCAGGCTCGGGCCTCCCTGCGGGCAGGGGCCGCCCTGGACGTGGTGGAAGGGGCCGCCTTCTTCGTGTGCCTGGAGGACACCCCGGGGCCCTCGGATGCGGCCCCTGAGGTGCTGCTGGACGAGCTGGCACAGTCCTTGCTGGTGGGGACTGGCCACAGCAG GTGGTTGGACAAGTCTCTGAACCTCGTGGTCTTCGCGGGCGGCCGCATGGGACTGAACGTGGAGCACGCCTGGGCTGACGCCCCCATCCCTTCGCACATGTGGGAG GCCGTCCTGGCTGCCGAGTGCTTCGAACTGGGCTACTCCGCCGACGGGCATTGCAGAGGGACCCCTGACCCCGAGGTGGGCCCCCCTGAGCGGCTGCACTGGGCGGTGCCTGAGGAG GTGGCCACTTCCATCTCCCTGGCTCTGCGGGAGGCCCAGGCCTTGGCTCGAGACACCGAGTGCCACGTCCTTCCCTTCGCCCACTTTGGGAGAGGATTCACCCGACGCTGCCGAGCCCCGGGGAGCAGCTTCGTGCAGCTGGCGCTGCAGCTGGCCCGCTTTCGG AATGCCCAGCGTCTGGCGCTCTTCCGAGCGGCCGCGGACAAGCACCGGGCTCTGTGTCGGGCAGCCCTGAGCGGCGAGGGCATCGATCGCCACCTCTTCTGCCTCTATCTCGTCTCTCGGTTCCTCCCACTCCCGTCCCCATTCTTGACCCAG GTTCGTGCCGAGCAGTGGAAACTCTCTACCAGCCAGATCCCCACACAGCAGCCACAGCTGTTCGATCCGGCCAATCATCCCGATTTTGTGTGCTGCGGCGGCGGCTTTGGGCCT GGGGTGAGGATCGCGGCCCTGGGGACTCTTCTCCTCCACTGGCTGCAGGCAGATGACGATGGCTATGGGGTGTCCTACATCTTCATGGGGGAGAACATGGTCACCTTCCACATTTCCTGCAAGGTCTCCAGCCCCGACACG GACGCCCGGCGCTTCGGGCAGCACATTCAAGACGCCATGCTGGATGTGGCCTCGCTGTTTGGCCTGGGCGTGGGGCCCAGCACGGGGGCCCGGCCGGGCGGGACGGCCCGGGAGGACAAGAACTCTGCTGAGGGCTCCCGGGGGCCTGGCTCCCGGCAGGAACCCCCTGCTCCCGGCGACCCAGAGCCCTGA
- the CPT1C gene encoding palmitoyl thioesterase CPT1C isoform X6, with protein MAEARQAATFRLELGQGTPGPRWWNGALKEVGSAGLRSWRRSLAQCRDDVLRGARPAGAASGLFLFAAIQGARFVQLDPSLGLVDWIKANLPDWGARRLPAFQGALAAAVFAGGLWTALLLTLHVVLRLLLRYQGWLSEPRGTLSLPTRSWLALVRIFSGRRPTLYTYQRSLPCLPLPSTAGTIAKYLESVRPLLPEEDFQALSGQARTFLHTEAPRLQALLGLKAWWATNYVSDWWEEYIYLRSRSSLLGSSNYYILDFLSAAPTPLQAARAGNAVYAMMRFRERLRRGEMEPATLLGLRPLCSAQYRRMFNTSRIPGVSRDWLCHVRDSHSCHVAVLHRGRFFRLGTHGGPGGHLLNPRVLEQKFQHILDDPAPARPSEEHLAALTAAPRALWAQARASLRAGAALDVVEGAAFFVCLEDTPGPSDAAPEVLLDELAQSLLVGTGHSRWLDKSLNLVVFAGGRMGLNVEHAWADAPIPSHMWEAVLAAECFELGYSADGHCRGTPDPEVGPPERLHWAVPEEVATSISLALREAQALARDTECHVLPFAHFGRGFTRRCRAPGSSFVQLALQLARFRDQGGFCLTYEACVTRAFLEGRTETVRSCTEESCAFVRAMQDPRLTNAQRLALFRAAADKHRALCRAALSGEGIDRHLFCLYLVSRFLPLPSPFLTQVRAEQWKLSTSQIPTQQPQLFDPANHPDFVCCGGGFGPGGAGGEDRGPGDSSPPLAAGR; from the exons ATGGCCGAGGCCCGCCAGGCAGCGACCTTCCGCCTAGAGCTGGGCCAGGGGACCCCCGGGCCAAGGTGGTGGAACGGAGCCTTGAAGGAGGTCGGCAGCGCGGGACTGCGCTCCTGGAGGCGGAGCCTGGCCCAGTGCAGG GATGACGTCCTCCGCGGAGCCCGGCCGGCCGGCGCGGCCAGCGGCCTCTTCCTCTTCGCCGCCATCCAGGGCGCCCGCTTCGTGCAGCTGGACCCCTCCCTGGGGCTGGTGGACTGGATCAAGGCCAACCTTCCAGACTG GGGTGCGCGCCGGCTCCCCGCCTTCCAAGGGGCGCTGGCGGCCGCCGTCTTCGCCGGGGGCCTGTGGACGGCCCTGCTGCTGACCCTGCATGTGGTTCTGCGGCTCCTGCTGCGCTACCAGGGCTGGCTGAGCGAGCCTCGGGGGACGCTGTCCTTGCCCACGCGCTCCTGGCTG GCCCTGGTCAGGATCTTCTCCGGCCGCCGCCCGACGCTCTACACCTACCAGCGCTCCCTGCCCTGCCTACCCCTGCCCTCTACCGCGGGCACCATAGCCAAG TACTTGGAGTCCGTGCGCCCGCTGCTGCCGGAAGAGGATTTCCAGGCCCTGAGCGGCCAGGCTCGCACCTTCCTCCACACAGAGGCGCCCCGGCTGCAGGCGCTTCTGGGCCTCAAGGCCTGGTGGGCGACCAATTAC GTGAGTGATTGGTGGGAAGAATACATCTACCTGCGCTCCCGAAGCTCCCTGCTGGGCAGCAGCAACTACTACATCCTG GACTTTCTCTCGGCGGCCCCCACTCCTCTGCAGGCGGCCCGGGCTGGCAACGCTGTGTACGCCATGATGAGGTTCCGGGAGCGGCTTCGGCGTGGGGAGATGGAGCCC GCAACCCTGCTGGGGCTGCGCCCGCTGTGCTCGGCCCAATACCGGCGCATGTTCAACACCAGCCGGATCCCTGGGGTCTCCAGAG ACTGGCTGTGTCACGTGAGGGACAGCCACAGCTGCCATGTGGCCGTCCTGCACCGGGGCCGCTTCTTCCGCCTGGGGACCCACGGGGGGCCAGGGGGCCACCTGCTGAACCCCCGTGTTCTGGAGCAGAAGTTTCAGCACATCCTGGATGACCCAGCCCCAGCCCGGCCCTCTGAGGAGCACCTGGCGGCCCTGACGGCCGCTCCCAG GGCCCTGTGGGCTCAGGCTCGGGCCTCCCTGCGGGCAGGGGCCGCCCTGGACGTGGTGGAAGGGGCCGCCTTCTTCGTGTGCCTGGAGGACACCCCGGGGCCCTCGGATGCGGCCCCTGAGGTGCTGCTGGACGAGCTGGCACAGTCCTTGCTGGTGGGGACTGGCCACAGCAG GTGGTTGGACAAGTCTCTGAACCTCGTGGTCTTCGCGGGCGGCCGCATGGGACTGAACGTGGAGCACGCCTGGGCTGACGCCCCCATCCCTTCGCACATGTGGGAG GCCGTCCTGGCTGCCGAGTGCTTCGAACTGGGCTACTCCGCCGACGGGCATTGCAGAGGGACCCCTGACCCCGAGGTGGGCCCCCCTGAGCGGCTGCACTGGGCGGTGCCTGAGGAG GTGGCCACTTCCATCTCCCTGGCTCTGCGGGAGGCCCAGGCCTTGGCTCGAGACACCGAGTGCCACGTCCTTCCCTTCGCCCACTTTGGGAGAGGATTCACCCGACGCTGCCGAGCCCCGGGGAGCAGCTTCGTGCAGCTGGCGCTGCAGCTGGCCCGCTTTCGG GACCAGGGTGGCTTCTGCCTGACCTACGAGGCCTGCGTGACCAGGGCGTTTCTCGAGGGCCGCACGGAGACCGTCCGGTCATGCACCGAGGAATCCTGCGCCTTCGTCAGGGCCATGCAGGACCCGAGGCTGACG AATGCCCAGCGTCTGGCGCTCTTCCGAGCGGCCGCGGACAAGCACCGGGCTCTGTGTCGGGCAGCCCTGAGCGGCGAGGGCATCGATCGCCACCTCTTCTGCCTCTATCTCGTCTCTCGGTTCCTCCCACTCCCGTCCCCATTCTTGACCCAG GTTCGTGCCGAGCAGTGGAAACTCTCTACCAGCCAGATCCCCACACAGCAGCCACAGCTGTTCGATCCGGCCAATCATCCCGATTTTGTGTGCTGCGGCGGCGGCTTTGGGCCT GGCGGGGCAGGGGGTGAGGATCGCGGCCCTGGGGACTCTTCTCCTCCACTGGCTGCAGGCAGATGA